The segment TCACAGAGATGAGAACGATTCCTGTCAGAACTGCGAGGATGCCTACCCCGTGGATCCATGTGACAGGTTCACCCAGCAGAAGAGCAGATAAGAAAACTGCACTTACCGGCATCAGTCCCGTCATCATTCCCGCCGAGCTGGCGGGTAATCGGGAGACCCCGGTATACATCAGCTGGAAGCCAACGACAGTAACGATCAGGGCATTGTAGAGAATAAGAGCCCATCCTTCCCATGGAACCGAGGTCCAGTCAAAATGGCGGAGCTCCCACAGGGTCCCCGGAAGGAAGAACAAGACCCCATACAGGCTGACCAGTGTGGACACATAGAGAGGAGAGACGTAATGAGTCGATTTTTTTCCCAATGTGATAAAAAATCCCTCACTGATCACTGCCGCCAGCACCAACAGATTGCCCCAGAGGGTGATCGTTTCCTGCCCTCCTTCCCCCGCTGCCCCTGGGACTTGAATCACCCCTGTCCCCAGAACCACGAATAAAATTCCCGTCCATTGGACCCATCCGGGACGTTCCCGTAGCAGAAGGAAAGAGAGAAGCCCCACAGCCGCCGGGGTAAAGCTGGTGATTATCCCGCTTTCCACCCCGGTGGTCCACTTCACTCCGTACATCAAACATAGGTTAAACAGATAAGTGCCGAAAAAAGCCTGCCAAAACAGGAGATTCAGGTAGGGACGGTTCCGTCGTAACTGCAACCCGCCTTCCCTGCGGTACAACAACAGGAGCAACACCGCCGAGGCTACTAAAAAGCGCAACTCCGATGCCAAATTCGGAGGAATCCGATCCACCGTCAACTTACTGGCCGTTACCAAACTTCCCACAATCACCATCGACAACCCTACCTGGATATAACCGATCAATCGAACCCTGGACATCCCGAGACCTCCTGTGTGA is part of the Kroppenstedtia pulmonis genome and harbors:
- a CDS encoding DMT family transporter; this encodes MSRVRLIGYIQVGLSMVIVGSLVTASKLTVDRIPPNLASELRFLVASAVLLLLLYRREGGLQLRRNRPYLNLLFWQAFFGTYLFNLCLMYGVKWTTGVESGIITSFTPAAVGLLSFLLLRERPGWVQWTGILFVVLGTGVIQVPGAAGEGGQETITLWGNLLVLAAVISEGFFITLGKKSTHYVSPLYVSTLVSLYGVLFFLPGTLWELRHFDWTSVPWEGWALILYNALIVTVVGFQLMYTGVSRLPASSAGMMTGLMPVSAVFLSALLLGEPVTWIHGVGILAVLTGIVLISVKDTEPTTTD